The genomic interval GCAACCACCGCCTTATTAGACAACCTCAAGCACTTTAGTATGGGGTTCTCCTGGGGCGGATATGAGAGCTTGATCTTAGCCAATGAGCCAAAAAGTTTCACCAGTTTGAGAACAGTGGCCAACCCCAACTTTGACGGTACCCTGATCCGATTACACATCGGACTGGAAGATGTGTCGGATTTAATCGCCGACCTTGAACAAGGTTTTGAACACTATCAAAATACCTTAGCTCAATAGCCTCACACCAAAAGGGGGCAACTCAATGCCCCCTCATCAAAAATCAAAACCGGTGTTTGCCATTATGACTTTTTTCGGCAAGGGCAAGACACCAAGTGATCATTCACCATTCCCATTGCCTGCATAAAGGCGTAACAAATGGTTTCTCCGACAAAACGAAAACCGGCCTTTTTCAAAAAGACACTCATGGCTTTGGATTCTGGAGTGGCTGTGGGAACTTGGCAGGCTGTTGTCCAATGGTTGACGATCGGTTGATGATCGACAAATTGCCACAACGCATGGGACAGACTGCCCCACTCTCGCTGTAATGTGAGAGCAGCTTGGGCATTACTTACCACCGATTGTAATTTTTTGCGATGTTTAATCACGTCATAGTCGGTCATAATACGTTCAATGTCTTGCTCATCAAAGTCAACAATCTGCTCTAATTGATAATCAACAAAGGCTTGCCGGTACGCATCACGGCGCTTGAGCACGGTGAGCCAACTCAATCCAGCTTGTGCCCCCTCTAGGGTAATAAACTCAAATAAGATACGATCATCGTACACGGGTACCCCCCACTCACTATCGTGATAATCGCGTTCTAGTGGGTGATGCAATGACCAAGCACATTCTTTTGTCATGATGACTCCATTATTTGATAATCGCTTACAACTGACGAAACGCTTGGTCGACGGAATATTGTGAGGATGTCACATAAGCTTCAACCTTAACCACTTTTTGCTCAATGTTTTGCAGGTTGCGCTCAACATCGGCAAGTCGTTGACTGACACTCACTCCCTCTTGCCACGTGTGCTGCTTGAGCTTATCGACTTTGGGATCACGTCTTTTTTCCAATAAAAAGCTCATGGCTAAATAAGCGAGTAGTGTCAACATGGCTCCACCGAGCAGCGACACACTTATCACACACACTCTAACCAGCCATACCTCGACTTCGAGATAGCGTGCCACTCCAGCACACACGCCACTGAACACCGCGCGCTCAGGATCGCGCGCTAAACTATTATCCTTGATCATACTGCCTCCAATCCGGTGATGAGGCATCGAGAATACGCTCTAGCACATCGACTCGCTGCTGCAGTTTATGAGCTTGTAACGTCAAACGCTCGAGTTTTGCCGCTTCTTGTTGACTGAGCCCATTGGCGTTACGGCGCTTAGTTCGGTAGTGCAGTACCAACCACAAAGGGGCGACAATAAGACAAAACAATGCCAATGGCACACTCAAAAACATGAATGACATAGTTACTCCTTAATCGAGTTTGCTTTTTGCGCTTCAATTTGTGCTTTCATTGCCGCCAACTCTTGTTCGATCTCATCTTGCGCTTCGAGATCATTAAACGCTTGTTCAAGCTCCGATGATGGCTTGCTCGCCACATCGGCTTGCCCTTCTAAGTGATCAATTTTACGGGCCAATTGTTCAAACTGCGCTTCGTATTTTGCCACTTGTACGCGATTGATGTGCGATTGAACTTTACTTCTCGACGTTGCCGCTTGTTCTCGAATCAACAAGGCTTGCTGCTTGGCCCGCGTCTCGGTAATTTTTTGTTCCAATTTATCCACTTCCGAGCTCAGTTTAGCCAAATTGTCATCAATGGTTTGCTCATCTTGAGCCATCGCTTCCACGACTTTGGCCAGTTTATTCTTCTCGATGATAGCCGCGCGTGCCAAATCATCTCTGTCTTTACTCAGAGCTAAACGCACTTTGTTTTGCCAATCTTCAAGCTGTTGCGTACGTTGATCTTTGACTCTGGTTAACTCGCGCTTGTCCGCTAAGCTCTTGGCCATCTGGGTACGAACTTCCACCAGGGTATCTTCCATTTCTTGAATGATAAGACGGATCATTTTTTGTGGGTCTTCGGCTTTGTCTAACAAAGCGCTAATGTTGGCACTGATAATGTCACTAAAACGCGAAAATACACTCATAATACCTCCCTCACTCTGGGGCTAAACTTGGCGTAGCACCGCCGACACAAGGTTTATAGCCAGCGAAAATAAGCCGTAATAAACCCTTTACACAAGGATAAATAACCAAGAAGCATGCCAATATATAAACCCCATCAATATGAATGACTTACTGGATTTCTCTCTATAACCCGCTAGTATGAACAGTAACACTCACCAAAAAATGGTCAAAATAACCACATGATAACCCCCCCAACGACTCAGGTCTTAATCGGCGAGGCCGCGAACTTTTTGGCTGCAGTGGAAAAAGCCTCCCTATTAGCCACCGTCAATCGCCCGGTTCTCATTCAAGGTGAGCGCGGAACGGGCAAGGAACTGTTTGCCGAACGTTTGCACTATTTATCTGCGCGCTGGCAACACCCTTTGATAAAAATTAATTGCGCGTCATTCTCACCGCAACTGCTCGAAAGTGAATTGTTTGGCCATGAAGCGGGGGCGTTTACCGGTGCCAAACAGCGCCGATTAGGCAAATTTGAGCGTGCCAATGGCGGTACCCTTTTTCTCGACGAAATCGCCACATTGACCTTAGAAGCGCAAGAGAAAATGTTGCGTTTAATTGAATACGGTCAATTTGAACGCCTCGGAGGCCAACAAGTACAACAGATCGATATTCGCGTGATTGGTGCAAGTCATCAATGCTTAAAAAAAGCGGTACAACAAGGGCAGTTTCGCGCAGACTTACTCGATCGACTCGCCTTTGATGTGGTTCATGTGCCGCCATTAAGCGCACGCCAAGATGATATTCTTCCCTTAGCAGAACACTTTGCCATCCGCTGGCAACAAGAACAAAAGATCAGTTACTTTGGTGGTTGGTCGACTTTTGCCAAGCAGGCCCTGTTAAATTACACTTGGCCTGGCAATGTTAGAGAGTTAAAAAATGTGGTCGAGCGCAGCCTTTACCACCATGGAAAAAACACTCCCGTGGATCAGGTGATCCTTGACCCCTTTCAAGCACCCTGGTCA from Vibrio sp. HB236076 carries:
- a CDS encoding DNA-3-methyladenine glycosylase I, with the translated sequence MTKECAWSLHHPLERDYHDSEWGVPVYDDRILFEFITLEGAQAGLSWLTVLKRRDAYRQAFVDYQLEQIVDFDEQDIERIMTDYDVIKHRKKLQSVVSNAQAALTLQREWGSLSHALWQFVDHQPIVNHWTTACQVPTATPESKAMSVFLKKAGFRFVGETICYAFMQAMGMVNDHLVSCPCRKKS
- the pspC gene encoding envelope stress response membrane protein PspC, with product MIKDNSLARDPERAVFSGVCAGVARYLEVEVWLVRVCVISVSLLGGAMLTLLAYLAMSFLLEKRRDPKVDKLKQHTWQEGVSVSQRLADVERNLQNIEQKVVKVEAYVTSSQYSVDQAFRQL
- the pspB gene encoding envelope stress response membrane protein PspB, whose protein sequence is MSFMFLSVPLALFCLIVAPLWLVLHYRTKRRNANGLSQQEAAKLERLTLQAHKLQQRVDVLERILDASSPDWRQYDQG
- the pspA gene encoding phage shock protein PspA, with translation MSVFSRFSDIISANISALLDKAEDPQKMIRLIIQEMEDTLVEVRTQMAKSLADKRELTRVKDQRTQQLEDWQNKVRLALSKDRDDLARAAIIEKNKLAKVVEAMAQDEQTIDDNLAKLSSEVDKLEQKITETRAKQQALLIREQAATSRSKVQSHINRVQVAKYEAQFEQLARKIDHLEGQADVASKPSSELEQAFNDLEAQDEIEQELAAMKAQIEAQKANSIKE
- the pspF gene encoding phage shock protein operon transcriptional activator, with product MITPPTTQVLIGEAANFLAAVEKASLLATVNRPVLIQGERGTGKELFAERLHYLSARWQHPLIKINCASFSPQLLESELFGHEAGAFTGAKQRRLGKFERANGGTLFLDEIATLTLEAQEKMLRLIEYGQFERLGGQQVQQIDIRVIGASHQCLKKAVQQGQFRADLLDRLAFDVVHVPPLSARQDDILPLAEHFAIRWQQEQKISYFGGWSTFAKQALLNYTWPGNVRELKNVVERSLYHHGKNTPVDQVILDPFQAPWSSPESDSNVSTPRRQASDITFPLDFTQQQDQFSRDLIKQALAFYQYHQKHTAQGLNLSYDQLRGLMKKYDIHRKINTRG